Below is a window of Cataglyphis hispanica isolate Lineage 1 chromosome 2, ULB_Chis1_1.0, whole genome shotgun sequence DNA.
AATGCAGTATTGTTGAAACACAAACCAACTGGACTCGTTGTCAAATGTCATGAAACTAGGAGTCTATGGGACAATaagaaacgcgcgcgcgagattaTGATAACAAAACTTGATAATTTGTTAAACAAGGAGCATTCCATCAAAGCTCAGATACAAATCCTTGAGAAAAGACAGCAAACACAAAAagattacaaaagaaaaaagctgGTCGAGATGAAAAAAGCCTTTCAAGAACGTGAAGGCTTGActtaatcgatttattttatgtaaattttctccaggatatgtacatatattaattctaacttTAGAAATAAACAAAGTATAGTACATAGAAGTAAAGTAAGTACATAGATTGTTATTTTcagcttaaaataaattaagaatcaaaatgttttttaaattataatcaacttAAGAATCAGTGGCACTTTAAAGTTGATTAAATTGTActataaatcattttgaaattgctagcgaaataaaaatcttttgattttagaaattgtaattatatcgttataccataatttttattatttgactaattagttaattatagattacaagtagaataaatttagaaagaagaaaaataatcatttgtgTAGAGGTTATTTATATAGACtagaaaacaattaaatggaattatataattaatctaaagATGATTTTTAATGGAATCATAGAGgtacaataaaacaatttttaatggaaaattttatatctttaataatgataatttctctttttgaacTTGTGAGCGACTTAcagttttgttttaaataaagtaattaggtatatactgaaaaaaattgaaaatatagaacatcattttcaataatatgcaGCATAACAGAAatgaatgattatattattataaagctgTATACAGTCTTGCGtactttaaaaatgtatacattcaatatgaaaataatcttaataatgaTTTGAACAAAACGGCTGTCTTCAAAGTGATATACAATTTTCGTCTAATGTAActgacgaaaaaaagaaataaaaaagaaacgacaaatctctattagaaaaaaaaagaaaagacaaaaCTATCCTGTTTCCGAGAACACAACGACCGCATCGAAAAAATGTACAATGAGCTGTATACTGGTGGCGAGGAGTGTATTAACTAACCACCTGAAAGAACGTCACTAAGTAGAATGATCactaaagagagagacagagagagagaatactaTGATGCGATGTTAAATACTATTCTCTACgtacacaaataatatttttatacataatatacatcgCGTCAGGACAATATCAGATCGCGAGATCATTTGTCTTTGAAATCTAAGTCCAAGTACTTATACTCTTATTCTTCATATCTATTTTTCAGCTGCTCTTCAACCACCGTCCAAAGTGTCCACGGCCGGATTTTATGCGCTTCTTCGGTGGTTTGGAGTTGTTTGATCGCGGCGAACTGCCGGAACTTCTCAATCGTCGATTACTCGCCACAGTCACTGTCGACAAAATACCGTGATCCATGTCCACTTGATCGTCGAGTTTCATCATCCGTACAACCGGCTGGAACTCGATGCTTGAGCGACGCTGCTCGAGCTCGGAGGACGATATCACCGACGGCGGGCTGATAACACGTTCCGATAACGCGCACTGATCCAACATCGGATCGGACGATTCCTGGATGTTGTCCGACGACGAGATGGCTTCACTTTTGCGTTTCGCGCTGCGCACTACGGAACTCGGTGATTGCTTCTTAGTAGATGTAATACTCAAGTAGGCGTCCTTCTTACAATTCTCATCGTCATATACCATACCAACATGATGATCAGACGACGACAGATTGTTATGAGCGACGGCTGTTTTCGACTGACGTTTCCTAGAATAGATGCGCTTCCGCGAACCTATTCGGCCGCTCCTTGTCGCGGCAAACACAATACTGTGTTGACGACCATGTTGTTTCAGCAATTCCCCCGTGTTCTCAGACGAATTCTCCTCGCAATTGCCGCCTCGCAGTTGCCGTTTCGGCGACGACAATTCGGAATTGGTGTTATGATATTTCTTAGGAACTATACCGGACTCTGTCTCCTTTCTACATTGCTGCAACTGTATATTGTCCCGATTCTCAATCTCCGTGTCTTGCGACTTACAGCTGTTGTTGTCGACAGTGTTGACAGCGATAGCAACGGTAACGTGGTCCCGTTGTCGTTGCTTCCTGACGACGGACGACGACTTGATAACCAAATTCCTCTCGGTGATTGCGTTAACGTCTTTTCTGCCAAACAGGCTCTTCTGATTCTCATGATTTTCATCGTTGCCCAACTCATCATTCTCCGAAATCTCTTCGATCTTCGATAAATCTTTCCTACATGGATAATCCTTGTTCgacaaataattcttattcgtTGTGTCGTCGCACGTGTTTTCCGAGATGGATAGTGATTCCACGTAGCCTGAATTCGCCGATAGACTCATGTTGGTGTCATCGTTCACGGTCTCTACACTCCTGTCTTTCTTCACGAGCGCCTCGTGACACGATTTGTGAGACGCGTTGGTAGTACAGATTTTCAGCAAGGCGTCAGCATCGCACTTTCGATTGACATTTAGTCGTTCCGCAGCGGTTACTAGCACATTATTCGATGTCGTTATCGTGTGAGAATCAGCCTCTTCCGGTAATTTGCTGGACGTATCCAACGTATTTCCGGCGAAATCCCTGTCAAGGTAAAACTCTTTCTCCAGTAATGATTCCCGCTCGCAATCCATAGACATCTTGCTATTCgtctgtattttctttttcatcttgTTACCAACTGGCCAACCAGTCCGGTTTTTCCTTCGTTTCCTTCTTTTCAACGGAGTGTCTATGTTCGCCTCACCACATTCGGAACTGGCACATGACGAGTTGTTTTCCAAACAGTTGGGGATGTCTTGATAATTATCGAGCAATTCCAACAGATTTGATGGCGCCCCCTTTGGTGTTCCGCAGAAAACGTCAGCTTGTCCCAAGTCCACGTCGGGCTCGAATGAATCATCCAGATCCTTCACACTTAGCATATCATCGATCGTTTTTGCTATTTCCTTTAGCTCCTCGTCCAGATTCGACTTGAGATCTTGTTTTTGTTCAGGCTTGGGTGTATTTGTCCGCGATCTGACAAATAGCGGTGATTCTTCTATCGTACATAGGGTCGACGACTGTTGCTGTTCTCTTTTGCGGATTATGGTGGACATGATGGCTAACGTAGATGCGTGGCAACGTGGGCTTTTTCTTGGTGAACGTCCTACGCATCCTACACCGCGTCCGCGGCCCCTTTTCCTGCCTCCTACGTCAATTTTACTTTGCATCTTCATTAGCgtttcatgaaaattttctatctcGTATGGCAGTAGAAACGGTTTCATTACATCGCATTCGCTAAAACAGTGCCAAAACTCGGCACCCGCATCTTGACGTTGATACGTTTGATACCACGGTTCGGACTTGGGTATCGCTTCAAAGGagaattgcattttttcaatCTCCGTTGACGGTTTGGACGGATAAATCTTCTCAACTATATTTTCGGTTTCTGGTTTGCAATCGTTCGATTGTTGTGACTTCTTCAATGCTGTGTTTTCCCTACTCTCCGCGAATACAGTGTCTTTGACACCGGTTAATGGAGCCTGGTACCTTAATCTGCTGCCTGGCGTCTCGAACTTATAGTAGTCAGTGTTGTCCTTGATAAACGCTTCTGCTTGTGTGCGTCTCCTTTTTCTCGCTCTACCCAGATGTACAAAGTCCTGTGAATCCTCCTCGATAATTTCCTGTTTCACGGGACTAGAATTTAATGGCGAACTCAGCAACATGGACGAATTGGCAGTTTCATTGGTTTCGCTGTTCTCCGTATCTCTCGGCAACACACTACTTTGTTCGTTGTCGCTGGTTTGTTCGCTCGAGTCATCTCGTTTCGGCTCGCCAAACATAAAGGATTCTGCTTCATCACTTAACAATGACAGCTCCGATTTTCTCACGCGTTTAAACCGCACTACCACTGGCTTCTCACTCGACAACGGtgcttcctttttctcttcgcCATCGTCATCTTTCGATGCCGTGTGCTGTTGCGGATTGCCACTACCCGTCACTGCACTCGATCGCAGTTTGTTACCTAACACTTCCACTTTATAGTATGCGCGATTGTCCTCGATCAAACGTTCCTCCACTGATAGTCGATGCCGATATCGACCTCTGATACTTCTGCTGCCCCTTCGATTGAGGCGGGAAGGATGCTTAGGTTTCATAGAACGATTATTCTCTCCCTGCAACACTTTCGAGTCCTTTTCTTCActtttgtcattattttcattacaaaCAAAATCCCTCACATCGTCCGACAACTTTCTTGCTTTTATCGTCACTTTTTCCGCTTGCAACGTGCAATTGTCTCTTTGAAATAAATCCTTACATGGCTTGCAGTTCTCAGCATAACTATTATCGACTACACTGTTCTCTACACTTATCATACATTCTAACGCACACGCATTTTCGTCACCGTTACATTTGTCCTTACTCTTGAGGTAATCTGATTCTTCCGATACACGACGTGAATTTATAATACCATTTTGCGTATTATTATGTACGATTGCCGGCTGCAAGTTCGACGAATCTAGATTATTACTATGTTTATTACTGATATTATCTTCCTTAGTATTTAAAACTTCATCGATTTCATTCGAAAAGGACCTTTTATAGTCTTCCTGCTTCGATTCCTTCTGCAGGATATCTTCTTCTGCATACTTCTCCTCTGGGTCATCTTCTTCGATCCAAATAGTACCTTTTGAACGTTTCTTAATGGTGAAACCCTCCAACTTGTCATACAATTTCTCGCTCTTATCGACTTCATGCCATGGACTGCCCTTGGATCTAAGAAGATGTCCACTTTCGTGTTTCGCACGAGTACGCAAATTATGCGGCgaacttaattttaaattaaggtTCCTACGCGCACCATTCACTATTTTTATCTCGTCAACACTAAAGTTACTTAAAGTTTTGGTGTTCTTGTTAACCTTCTCTTCAGGCAATACTGTATTGTGAAGATTGCCATCTCCATTAGGAAAACAATCACAGTCtttcctataaaataaaaataaaaaataaataaataaactgaaTTGACAATtgcatgaaatatatgtatatatatatatatatatatatatatatatatatatatatatatatatatactgaaatcttatatatacatgcacacagaattctatctttatttcattttatttatttgatatttattggatatacacatacgtacacattcctatatatacacacacgtatacatatacatatacatatacatatatatatatatatatatatatatatatatatatatgtatatgtattgtgtgtgtatatataggagtgtgtatgtgtatatccaataaatatcaaataaataaaatgaaataaagatagaattctgtgtgcatgtatatataagatttcagTTATAAATACTCACTCGATATCCTTTGTTCTATTTAGTTTTAAGAATGCCTCCACATTGGCGCCCGCATTGATTAACGTATCCAATGACAAAAAGTTATCGTCGTTCCCTACAAAGTTCAAATGCTGTTCACTTTGTAAATGTTTGGATAGATCATCATAATGAATATGACAAATTTCGCAGTAACCAGCGACCAGCTGTTCTGTTCTGCGGGCACGTGCAGCGGTGGCACGGGGTCTCCGAGTCATTTCTTTACTctgtcaatataaaaaaaaaattgctcatGATAATGTTGCCTCTTGgagaaaaaattcataatattatataaatttattatttattaatacactgtattatatgtacatgtataaataacgAATAACGCACCTCGATCCTATTTGTAGATTCAACAGCCTCCTTATTCTCCTTAATCTCTTTGTTTGTTAATTTGCTTTCTCGTTTTCCTTGTTTCCTTGTGTCAAAAGGACACGAACCTAGATCACCGTCGAAGTTTAACGTTGGCCACGATGACAATTCCAGAAACACAGGTCTAGtaattctataaatagaaatataaaatgtgagacaataaaacaaagacatagagataaaaatattgtatagtaTCACAGCTTATAATTACCTGTTAAAGGATTCGAATTTGATGTACGATCCTTTCAGATGCTTGACCTTCAAATCTTTCTCAGTTTTACGCTGATTAGTTTGCTTCAGCTGTTTCAAGTTATAGGTATCAAAAGTATTGAAAGAAGCATAAATTTTGTCGAGCCAAGCTTGAAGCTTTTCTGTCGCCCAGATAGGAATTCCCCAATTATGGGCGTTATCTAGTGGATCCACGGAACACTGTTGTGGCTGTGTCAGAGCACGTTCCAACATTGCATCCACTCGTGATTTctgttaaattgaaaatacaaaacatttcttagtattatttatacaattgtcACTGtctatatcattataattcataaatttatttatataataatgaaaaattaatatttttttctcataaaagaTGTAATATCAGGTAAACATACAACACAAATGATGCAAAGTGACAGATAAtatccatttctttttttgtgagtatgacaatattaaatattggttCTATACAACATATGAAAACATTCAACATGATTGTTTAGGTATACTTTCATCTTTTGTGTACTTACAGATCTTTGGGTAGTTTGACCCCGCAGATTGGTAAGGTTGGACGAAGGGCATTCAGAACTTAGTAACGGTGTTGGCGGTGTAGGAGTAGGTGTTGGAACTTCTATGCTTCTCAGCGAACGGGGTCCGCCGCTGCCGCCACTGGCGCAGATCCATCTATGTTTCTCAGAGTTTGTATGATCTGTCTTATCTACTCTATCGCTGATTACAAGACTCACACTGCGTACTAAAAACAATTCGATCGCCTAAAAACAGAAAACACCAAgttgaaagaataattaacaatGTGCAAGTAGAGCAGCAAAGTGACATTAGCAAACAAAACAagtaaacatacatataaacaaattcaAGTAATCAACTAACGCTCGGATCACATTCTTTCCAAGTAAAACTCCAGATTTCTCAAGCTTTTCAAGTCGCTTTCGGAATACAGACAAAGAATCCCTCAGACTGTAGACCACCGAGCCGAGCAAGCTGTCACCGTAGGCGTCTCTCTCGAGCATAAACGTGTATGAGCGAGTATGCGAACGAGCGATAGAGACACTCCGACTTTCGAGGAAGTTTATCGTTTGCGCAATGAGCAAAACGTCGTCGCGCGCGcagtacatatgtacatacatacgtatacaAACGAGACACGTTTGCATTGCGTTACGCTGACGTCAAGTGATTTCGCGACAGCCTTCCTTGGAGTGACTGTGCTGCAgcagcggtggcggcggcagcAGGGGCCGACCGTTACACAGAGGAATTATACACAGGCGATCCggtgctcgcgcgcgcgtgccaCCACGACTGGTCTTCGTAGCGTAGTGGACGCCGCCACTCGCCGTCCGCCGTCGTCGATTGCATAGCGttgatctaataatatatacgacGCGTCGCGTCACCCGCCACCAGCCGTCTCTCTCCCAAGAATTAGAACACAGGCGTGAGGAAACACGTGGAGCAGCGGTTCCCGGAACCGTGAATAATCCCGACGGCAATGACGGAACATTCGACGTGGAGAATCTGGAACGAGGACGCGGGTTGTACAATCGAAGGGAACGGGCGCTCGCTGCTGTCAAACAGCGGCACTCCGATACTCGGTGATACTCGGCGACTCACCGATAAATCGCAGCACGACAAAGACGCGCGCGGGCGTCTCTCTACCGTCGACCGCGAATAACGATTAGAATGCCGAAATAGGGAGCGACAAGCTCGGACGAATGAGCGAAATATGCGAGAGGAAAGAGTCGATGATCCGAGACGCCTTGTTAGTCACTCGTTATGGTACTGCTATACTTTCTGCGGCCGACAACTGTCACGCACAAAATGGCCATTCGCCGTTAGTAGCTTGGCACGAGGGCCTGGAGACGGCGCGCGCGTTTGCTCCTCTCTCGCCCAAGCCGACAACGAGAACGCGATTCTCCGGTCCGGTCGCTGGCCGCTCGATACTATCTCGATCTCTCCTCATCTTTCCGTGCGTTACGTATTCCACTCgctttttcgaaattttcgcGCACGTATACACGCGACAGATAAACGCGCGCGAAAAACGAATTTCACGCGTTGTCGCTCAGATGGCGCGGCAACGCGATTTGTTTGTCAACAGACGACAGATCCATGCGAGACACACTCTCCCTCGATCAACGTTGCGATTTGACAGCTGCTCTATTAATAGGCAGTTGCGAGGCGATTTTGTATTCACGATCTTTCGCTTTGTTTCgcgtaaaattaattcattcacCCTCCGTTAAATCGTCGAAAGTTAAGCTTGATGAGAATGGTTCCAAGTTTgtgattttaatttgcttCATGTCACATTACATGTTGTATTTCT
It encodes the following:
- the LOC126858799 gene encoding mitochondrial translation release factor in rescue; this translates as MFATFLSMCQKTRNRICLSTNREEFLILNEVINKRENMPIRNKSFKRHLDYSKVPKLDEAELEEQFIRGNGPGGQATNKTNNAVLLKHKPTGLVVKCHETRSLWDNKKRAREIMITKLDNLLNKEHSIKAQIQILEKRQQTQKDYKRKKLVEMKKAFQEREGLT
- the LOC126858736 gene encoding uncharacterized protein LOC126858736 isoform X2, which gives rise to MLERALTQPQQCSVDPLDNAHNWGIPIWATEKLQAWLDKIYASFNTFDTYNLKQLKQTNQRKTEKDLKVKHLKGSYIKFESFNRITRPVFLELSSWPTLNFDGDLGSCPFDTRKQGKRESKLTNKEIKENKEAVESTNRIESKEMTRRPRATAARARRTEQLVAGYCEICHIHYDDLSKHLQSEQHLNFVGNDDNFLSLDTLINAGANVEAFLKLNRTKDIEKDCDCFPNGDGNLHNTVLPEEKVNKNTKTLSNFSVDEIKIVNGARRNLNLKLSSPHNLRTRAKHESGHLLRSKGSPWHEVDKSEKLYDKLEGFTIKKRSKGTIWIEEDDPEEKYAEEDILQKESKQEDYKRSFSNEIDEVLNTKEDNISNKHSNNLDSSNLQPAIVHNNTQNGIINSRRVSEESDYLKSKDKCNGDENACALECMISVENSVVDNSYAENCKPCKDLFQRDNCTLQAEKVTIKARKLSDDVRDFVCNENNDKSEEKDSKVLQGENNRSMKPKHPSRLNRRGSRSIRGRYRHRLSVEERLIEDNRAYYKVEVLGNKLRSSAVTGSGNPQQHTASKDDDGEEKKEAPLSSEKPVVVRFKRVRKSELSLLSDEAESFMFGEPKRDDSSEQTSDNEQSSVLPRDTENSETNETANSSMLLSSPLNSSPVKQEIIEEDSQDFVHLGRARKRRRTQAEAFIKDNTDYYKFETPGSRLRYQAPLTGVKDTVFAESRENTALKKSQQSNDCKPETENIVEKIYPSKPSTEIEKMQFSFEAIPKSEPWYQTYQRQDAGAEFWHCFSECDVMKPFLLPYEIENFHETLMKMQSKIDVGGRKRGRGRGVGCVGRSPRKSPRCHASTLAIMSTIIRKREQQQSSTLCTIEESPLFVRSRTNTPKPEQKQDLKSNLDEELKEIAKTIDDMLSVKDLDDSFEPDVDLGQADVFCGTPKGAPSNLLELLDNYQDIPNCLENNSSCASSECGEANIDTPLKRRKRRKNRTGWPVGNKMKKKIQTNSKMSMDCERESLLEKEFYLDRDFAGNTLDTSSKLPEEADSHTITTSNNVLVTAAERLNVNRKCDADALLKICTTNASHKSCHEALVKKDRSVETVNDDTNMSLSANSGYVESLSISENTCDDTTNKNYLSNKDYPCRKDLSKIEEISENDELGNDENHENQKSLFGRKDVNAITERNLVIKSSSVVRKQRQRDHVTVAIAVNTVDNNSCKSQDTEIENRDNIQLQQCRKETESGIVPKKYHNTNSELSSPKRQLRGGNCEENSSENTGELLKQHGRQHSIVFAATRSGRIGSRKRIYSRKRQSKTAVAHNNLSSSDHHVGMVYDDENCKKDAYLSITSTKKQSPSSVVRSAKRKSEAISSSDNIQESSDPMLDQCALSERVISPPSVISSSELEQRRSSIEFQPVVRMMKLDDQVDMDHGILSTVTVASNRRLRSSGSSPRSNNSKPPKKRIKSGRGHFGRWLKSS
- the LOC126858736 gene encoding uncharacterized protein LOC126858736 isoform X1, yielding MVSPSKHQHQQQQQQQQQQQQQQQQHRQQPSRENKSNPRRTSHVRIQKGLKPLEKKSFYLDIKNHVTAAKLEAKIKELGGAIELFLVRSVSLVISDRVDKTDHTNSEKHRWICASGGSGGPRSLRSIEVPTPTPTPPTPLLSSECPSSNLTNLRGQTTQRSKSRVDAMLERALTQPQQCSVDPLDNAHNWGIPIWATEKLQAWLDKIYASFNTFDTYNLKQLKQTNQRKTEKDLKVKHLKGSYIKFESFNRITRPVFLELSSWPTLNFDGDLGSCPFDTRKQGKRESKLTNKEIKENKEAVESTNRIESKEMTRRPRATAARARRTEQLVAGYCEICHIHYDDLSKHLQSEQHLNFVGNDDNFLSLDTLINAGANVEAFLKLNRTKDIEKDCDCFPNGDGNLHNTVLPEEKVNKNTKTLSNFSVDEIKIVNGARRNLNLKLSSPHNLRTRAKHESGHLLRSKGSPWHEVDKSEKLYDKLEGFTIKKRSKGTIWIEEDDPEEKYAEEDILQKESKQEDYKRSFSNEIDEVLNTKEDNISNKHSNNLDSSNLQPAIVHNNTQNGIINSRRVSEESDYLKSKDKCNGDENACALECMISVENSVVDNSYAENCKPCKDLFQRDNCTLQAEKVTIKARKLSDDVRDFVCNENNDKSEEKDSKVLQGENNRSMKPKHPSRLNRRGSRSIRGRYRHRLSVEERLIEDNRAYYKVEVLGNKLRSSAVTGSGNPQQHTASKDDDGEEKKEAPLSSEKPVVVRFKRVRKSELSLLSDEAESFMFGEPKRDDSSEQTSDNEQSSVLPRDTENSETNETANSSMLLSSPLNSSPVKQEIIEEDSQDFVHLGRARKRRRTQAEAFIKDNTDYYKFETPGSRLRYQAPLTGVKDTVFAESRENTALKKSQQSNDCKPETENIVEKIYPSKPSTEIEKMQFSFEAIPKSEPWYQTYQRQDAGAEFWHCFSECDVMKPFLLPYEIENFHETLMKMQSKIDVGGRKRGRGRGVGCVGRSPRKSPRCHASTLAIMSTIIRKREQQQSSTLCTIEESPLFVRSRTNTPKPEQKQDLKSNLDEELKEIAKTIDDMLSVKDLDDSFEPDVDLGQADVFCGTPKGAPSNLLELLDNYQDIPNCLENNSSCASSECGEANIDTPLKRRKRRKNRTGWPVGNKMKKKIQTNSKMSMDCERESLLEKEFYLDRDFAGNTLDTSSKLPEEADSHTITTSNNVLVTAAERLNVNRKCDADALLKICTTNASHKSCHEALVKKDRSVETVNDDTNMSLSANSGYVESLSISENTCDDTTNKNYLSNKDYPCRKDLSKIEEISENDELGNDENHENQKSLFGRKDVNAITERNLVIKSSSVVRKQRQRDHVTVAIAVNTVDNNSCKSQDTEIENRDNIQLQQCRKETESGIVPKKYHNTNSELSSPKRQLRGGNCEENSSENTGELLKQHGRQHSIVFAATRSGRIGSRKRIYSRKRQSKTAVAHNNLSSSDHHVGMVYDDENCKKDAYLSITSTKKQSPSSVVRSAKRKSEAISSSDNIQESSDPMLDQCALSERVISPPSVISSSELEQRRSSIEFQPVVRMMKLDDQVDMDHGILSTVTVASNRRLRSSGSSPRSNNSKPPKKRIKSGRGHFGRWLKSS